The window CTGATCGCTCCTCCAAACCCGCCCCGAATGCGATCGCGGCGGCGGACTCTCCAGCGCAAGCGGGTGCCACAAAACCAAAACCTCCAGGCAAACCCACCAATCCATCAGGCGATCAACCAAGGAATTCGTCCGACGCCAAGAAGTCCAACCCAAAGAATCCTGATGCCAACAAAATGGCTCAGTCCGATTCGTCCAAATCCAAACCTCAACCCAAAGTACCTGCAACCAAAGTCGCCAAAGAGTCGAAACCTCAGCCCAAGGCTCCTGCAAAACAGATGGAGTCACAAAATTCGACTGTCAGTCATGTGACCTCGTCCAACCGCCAACGAAAGCAAAAGGGCCAAAATGCGACGACCGGCCGGCGTCGGCTCAAAATCACCGACAAATTATCCGCGATCGCGGAGGCCGAAGAACGTCCGGGCGACGAACTCAAGATGCGAGAATCGGTCGTCGAGATTGATCAGATGCTCGCCGAAATTGAGACTGGATTGAGAAAACTCGTTGAGCGAAAGATCGCCGACTCCGATCGCAGTGAACAGTTTCGTCGCCTCGACACGGGTCTGGGCAACGTCGAAGATTTCGTCGCCAAGTTGAGAGAACAGACTCGGGAGAGCCAATATGCATTTGTTGGTTTGCAGATGGTCGACATCACGCGATCGCACGTCACGCCAGCCCGCGACCGAGCGTTCGCGGGATCACAACGTGCCGGTTCAGACAACGCCGACGCCACGATGGGACTGCAGCATGTCGTCCGAGCTCGTGAATTGCTGGGTGCACTGCTGAAACGGTTTGACCGAGTCAAGCGAGAGAAGAAACTTAAGAAAGAGATGGACGAAGCGATCACCATCTATGAGGTCTATTTGGAGAAACGACGCCAGTTGATGCGGGAAGCTCGACAAAACCGCAATCCACTGGATCGAAAGATGGCGATCGTCGAAGTCGACCAGGCCTACTTGGATCGACTGGCAGAAGTCCTCGAACTACGGCGGGCCATGATGGACGAGTTTGCGGCCATGCTCGGCGACGACCCACGATTGCTCTCGCGATACATGGAATTGGTGCAGCGCCGTCAGAAATCTCTTCGGAACGAACTTTCGGATCTCTCGCAACGGCAATACGACCTGACCGAAGAAGTGATGAATTGGCTGCAAATCGATACAACCCAGCGTCCTGACCTTTGGACCATCATCATCGAATTGCGATTGAGTGCCGCCGAAGATCTCGCCAAGGACGCCGCTCAGCTGGCTGAGCGAATTCAGAAACAACTGCCATTGGAGGTCAATGCTGAATCAGGAACGGCAGCGAATCTGATTCGAACGGCCAATCAAATTTCCGCGACCGCGAGAAACATCCAGTTTGAAGCCGACGAGCTATTCGCAAATTCCAATGGCGAAGCGAAGAACCAAGATTCGACCACCGGCGCCCGTTCATTGATCGACCAATGCGAACGATTGTTCTCGCAATTGGACCGATTGCAATTTGAAAACGAAGGCAATGATGCGTTGGCACTCTATGTCGAATCTCGCATTCAAGAAACTCGTGTCGTCGCTGACCAAACGGATGTGTGGGCCGACCTTCATCGGAACATTCAAAACAATGACTACGGCGGGTTGGTTCAGACCGAACAATACCGACTCGCGGTCTCCACTCAATTGCTGCGAGTCGAGATGCTGGATATGGAACCGAACTTGACCGCAGAATTTCTACGGACGGTCAACACTGACTTGCCAGGCGAAATCAAAGACATGATTCGCACGTTGCATCGATTGATGGAAACCATCACGTACAACCAAATCGCAGCGTCCATCCGATCCGGCCATCGCAATTTGGAATCGGGCAACGAACAACAACAATTGGCAACCGACCGACTCACCGAAGCGGAAGAATTGTTCGACAAAATCCGACGTACCGTCGTGACGCATTTGGACGAGTACGACCCTCGCGATCCGAACATTGGTGATTTGCGAGATCCAACGCTCGATGAATTCTTGGCGAGACTCGAACGCGAACCCAACATTGCTTCTCAATTGGGCATTCCAAATCGTCGAACGAACCTTCGGGTCCGGGCCGATACGTTGTTGTGGCAAGAATCTGCAAGCGGCGCAGCGCTGGCGGCTTCTCAAGTGGCCGCGGACCAGCGGGCAAAGCAGGCGATGAAGATGGAGAAGCCGAAGCGAAAAAATCGCAAACCCGGTGACAAATCATCGGAAGAATTGTCGAAGGAACAACGCGAACAGGCAAAGCAAGCGCAAGACATGCTCGCCAAAACGTTGCTGGAAATTGAAAAGCAAAAAGAGAACGGTGACCCGTCAGACGCCGAGCGACAACGGCTTGATGAAATGGCGGAAAAGATCAAGGGACTGATGAACCAAGATGGCGACAACGCGTCGGCCGAGCGAGCTTGGCAACAAATCGTGCAAGCCGACGAGGCCAAGGAACTGATGCAAGCGATCGCCAACGGTGAATTCATCGCGGATCAGCAATGGAACCGTCTGCTGTCGACACTCGACGATGGACTTTGGCAAGTTCAGGGCAACCGCCCGCCGGAAGCCTACCGCAAAGCGATTGAACAGTACCAAGATCAACTCCGCGTGTTGATGTCAACGATCGATTAGGTCTGAGCATGCAAATCCCAAACACACCTGCCCCTGACGCGGACACAACCACACACGAAGAAGGCCGACTGACCTTGCTGATCAAACGCTTGAAACGATGCAAGCTCATCGCAACGCAAACGACACTTGCTGCGTTGCTCATGTGCGTCGCGATGCCCGCTGCCGCACAAGACTCTCCGCCGGTGATTGCCACCTCGGCAAACCTGAGTTCGGCGCTGCCGGCGAGCGAATGGGCTCGCGTGGAATCATCCGTTGATGAAGGATTGAAATGGCTGGCCAGTCAGCAAGCCGAAGACGGCCGATTCCCGAGTGAAGAAGTCGCCCAGCCTGCCGTCACTTCCCTGGCAATCATGGCTTTCCTGTCTCGCGGGCACTTGCCCGACAAAGGTCCCTACGGCGCGCAAATCTCTCGAGCGATTGACTTTGTCCTCAGCACCCAACGTCGTCGTGGTTATTTTTCGCTGCAACCGGTGCTACCTCCGGTCGGACACCTGAAACCGTCTCAGACGGTGATCTACAACCATTCCATCGCTGGATTGATGCTGGGTGAGGTTTATGGAATGGGTTCCGGGGAACGGTCGGAACGGATCGAAGAAGCCCTGCACCGTGCACTGGTATTTCATCGCGAAGTTCAATCACGCACCAAGGGAAAAGAATCCGACCGGGGCGGTTGGCGATACGGATATCCCGAGAGCCCCGATGCGGCGTCCGATATGTCCGTGACCGGTTGGGCGTTGATGTTTTTACGGTCTGCCCGCAACGCTGAATTCAACGTACCGAAACAGTACTTTGACGAAGGCCTGGACTTCGTCGAGTTGTGCTACGAACCCGATCCGGGTGAACATGAGAAAGGCGTCTTCCGCTATCGACCTCATGCCTCGCAAGACAATCCTCAAATCACTCTCGCGAACACCGCGTCCGCGACGCTCACGTTGATCCTGGGTGGACGGCAAAACCACGCGAGCATTCCGGTCTCAGTGCGATGGTTCCGAACGAGAAGCTATCCCAGCCCGTGGCAGAACAACTACTACTACCTTGCGACTTACTACAGCAGCCAAGCGATGGCACAGGTCGGCGGAGAAACCTGGGAAGAAATGTTTCCGCAGATCGCCGCAGGATTGCTGAAGGAGCAGACCGAAAACGGTGCGTGGCCACCGGGCGGGTCGAACGAACAACACTTTGGTTCGACGTACAGCAGCTCGCTCGCCATTCTGGCTCTGACCCCCGCTTACGGCTTGCTACCGATCTATCAACGGTAGCAAACCGGCTCGCGTCGCGGTCCGCATTGACTCAGCAACGCTTTGTCCCACCATCGAACGAATCCTAGAACTTGCTGATTGCCTTCAGCACTGCTTTGAGCTGCTCATTTTCGGTGGTGTCCCATGCGACGCTGGCGTCCGATTTCAATTTCATCACCGCATCGTTGGTTCGTTGCTGAAGATTTTCTAGCGTCGTGTGACGCGTTAGCACGAGCTCATTCGAATCCAGTTGAAATTGGACCCACTGTGCATCACGTTCCTGAACGGCTTCCTCTGTCGTGAACCTTTGGTAGTTCGAACGACGCTGCATCGCAGGTGTCTTTCGCTGCACTTCCGAAGTCGCCAACTCGGCGATCATTTCGTCTTCTCCGTCGATCACCTTCGGATCAGCACGTCGACTGATGTCATCGTCGCGATCGCCCAGGTCAGCACCGGTTTCGGCGTCTGGCTCAGCAGCCAATGGATTGTCGACCCGGTAGTCTCGGTCCGGGTCGTAATCGTCCGCGTCATAAATGGAGTCATCCGAATAAGGCAGCGTTGCCGACAGCGTCTGGATCTCACGTTCACTGATTCGAGCACCCAAATCGCGTCCGGTGCCGAGCCGGCCCGCAGCCGAAGCAATGGCACCCTCCACGCCGTCTTCCACTGCATCCGCCATGTTGGCCTCTTCCGCAGGAGTCTCATCGACGTAATCGTCGACACGGTAGTTGTCGACGTCTATCGGAGTGCGGGCGGCAGTCCATTCATCATCACTACCAGGATCATCCACGCCGGCGGGAGTCTCGGTATCGAATCGTTCTAATCCATTCGCTTCCACGGCAAGTTCACCTGTCGGGCGGTCATTGGAGCGATCGTCGCTTTCTGTCTTCGTCGCCTTCGGTGGACGTGTCCGTCGCAATTCTTCAGCGAGCTTTTGCCCGACTTCTTTTGGATCGGGCAATCGCTCTTCGGCCTGACGTTCGGAATTGGCTTGGGAAGATTCCGTCACCGGGTTGCCGGATTGTTCAGCTTGTTGGCTTCGCAGCTTCCATCCAAATGATTCAAGCGACTGCTTCACTTCCGTTGACTGCCGCACCAATCGCTCATACTTAGCGATCTGTTTTGGATCGGTCGCACGTTGAGCCGATTCGGCGGCAAGCTTGCGGACCAAACTGGCATCGCTCCAGATCACTCCCGCCAATCCCCAGTCACTGATTCGATTGGGATCATCCTGCTCGCTCCCTACAACTTGACGTTGAGCATTGGCAGGCTCGGCAGTTCGTGAGTCTTGTGCCGACACATTGGTCGCAGTGGTGGTCACACCAGCCAATAGCATGGCCGCCAACACCGACCGTCGCCAACGACGGCGACTCATTGTGGATGAAGTGGCTTGGCGTTCATCATCGGAATGAGCTGGCTGGCTACCGACTTGATTGTGTTGCAATGAATACGAGCGTGACATGGAAGAGTCCTCTGTTTGATTGGAGCGAGCATTGAGAAGTGACTGAAGTCCGGCTTTCACCAATCGACCCAAACTGCCACGGCGATCGATGCAACGCATTTTGCTCTAGCATTCTTGCATCGTAAGCCAAACGGAGAGTGGTTTGGTGAGGAAGCTCAAAACGAGCTTGCAACTCACATGCACGAAGCGTGCCAGGAACCGGCAGTTGTCGCAGAAGTCATCGATCGCGAGATCGCTCAATCAGTTCGTCATTTGACGAGTCCACTCGCGCCGACCGCGAATCAACCATGCTGCCTGCTATGAACACAGCCCCGAATTGGATGTCGTTCCGTATGCATGAGCAAAGTTGCTGAACAGGGCAATTTGCTCCACCATCAGTTCGATAGGGCATCAGTTCAGCTTGCCACTGGCGGAAAATGACACACAGTTAAATTTCATTGTCGGGCCTTTCTTCGCATGGAAGCACCGCGTCGCTCATCGGCACCCGATTTGCGGTCTTCACCATCAGACGATTGAGCCATTTCATTGCCAATTAAGAGAGGACATCGACCGTGATCGCGTTTCCAACCAAAACACAATTGACTGAACTGTTGACTCATGAGAAAGGCGACTGCGTTTCCATATTGATGGGCACCTACCAAGCCGGTCGTGACACCAATCAGAATCCCATCCGATTCAAGAATTTGGTGCAACAAGCGATTGGAGAACTGAAGAAGAAGGAAAGCCCGCTGCTTCCACAAGTGAAGGAACTTGCCAAGCTCGAGCACGATTCAACTTTCTGGCAAAATCAGACCGCGGGCTTGGCGATTTACATCAGCGAAGGATTCGAAGAACGTGTCTTGCTGAGCCACGATCCCGGCGAGACAGTCTCGATCGCCTCGGAGTTCAACCTACGGCCAATCGCCAGTGTTGCATGTGGTGAAACGAATCTGATGACGTTGGCTCTCTCCTGGGAACGAGCCCGTTTGTTCCGCTCGGATGGTCATTCCACGATGGAGATCGAAGACGACATCTTCCCACTGACAATGGACGAACTCGTCACCGCACGAGACCCGGAGAAGCAGTTGCAGTATTCGTCACACGAAACACTCGGTGGCGGAGGATCAGAAACTGTCATGTACCACGGGCACGGAAATGGCGAGGACAAGATCAAGGCGGATCGTAGAGCCTATCTTTCGCGAGTTGGCGAGTACGTCGCAAAGCGTCTCTACAATACCGACCAGCAACTCGTTGCCGTCGCGACCGAAGAGGTAGCGGGACATTTCGATGCCGCCGCTGAGTCCGTCGAATTGACTCAGTGCATCCACGTCAGTCCCGATGGACTGAGCGATTCCCAACTTCGAGCTCGTATCACCGCATTCGCGAAAGAACACAACCAACACAACGATGATGTGATCGCAGAGCGGTTGGGTTCCGCCATCGCGGACAATCAGGGGTCCGACGATTGGAAACAAGTCGTTCTCGCGGCCGTCGAAGGTCGAGTGGACACCCTTTTACTCGGACAGGACCAACCCATCGTTGGTCGTTGCGATCAATCCAATCACCAGGTTTCACTCGACGACGAAGGAACCGACTTGGTCAACACCGCCGTCCGACTGACCCTGAAATCGGGCGGCACGGTCCGTCGGCTGCAAGGCAATTCCACCGCTCAACCCATGGCCGCCATTTTCCGCTATTGAGTCCGCGAGCGGGCGGCCTTCCATTCTGCTGCAGGGCGAGGCGTTGAGTACAACTTTAAATGACCAGCTCCCAATGGCCACGTCTGTGGTATCACCGCAAAAACGGCATCCCACGCGAGTAAAATAGCACACTCAACATGCTTTTTTTCCCGCAAGGCGTCAATCTTGATTGTCTATGATTGACGTCTTCGTGGGACCGAAGGCATCGCCAACCGGTTTCAGCGTCGGATCGCGAGGGCAAACCCTCGCTCCCAAGGTTTGATTTGTTGGACGAAGATGCCAAAGCAGAAAGCGGTCGCTCTCCTCATCGAAACATCCAATGCTTATGCGCGTGGATTGCTCGGCGGAATCGCCTCATACATCCATGAGCACGATCTCTGGTCGATCTACTTGGTCGAACAAGAACGCGGAGCGGCACCTCCGAGTTGGTTGAACGATTGGGATGGCGATGGATTGATCGCGCGAATTGAGAACGAGGAAATCGCAAGTTCGGTTCGCAACTTGAAGATACCAGTCGTCGATGTCAGTGCCGCTCGTCGCATCCCCAATATCCCTTGGGTTGAAACCAACGATGTCGCGATCGGCGAGTTGGCTTACCAACACTTCCGCGAACGCGGGTTTGAGAATTTTGCATTCTGCGGTGAGTCTCGGTTCAATTGGTCGATCCTGCGTCGCCAAGCCTTCGAGGCCCGAGTGAAAGAAGACGGGTTCCAATGCCAGTCCTTCAATTTCAACGTCGATGACCGACGCCCACAGTCACTCAAGCGTGAACGCGATCGCTTGGCCGAATGGGTGCTGTCGCTCCAACATCCGATTGGAGTGTTGGCGTGTTACGACATCATGGCACAGAAGATCTTGGATGTTTGCCGTCTGCATGGCATCAAGGTCCCCAGCGAACTCGCGCTGCTAGGTGTCGACAATGATGAACTTCTCTGTGATTTGTGCACGCCGCCACTTTCCAGTGTCGTCCCGGCCGCTCATCAAACGGGCCGCGAAGCAGCCTCATTGCTGGATGCGATGATGCGGGGTGAAGAAGTTCACGCGGAACCCCATTTGATCGAACCGCTCGGCGTGGCGACTCGTCAATCGACCGATGTGCTGGCCATCAAGGATCCTGAGATTGCCGCGGCAGTTCGTTTCATCCGCGATCATTGCTGCGACGGTATCAACGTTCAAGATGTGGTTAAAAAAGTCCCGCTGTCACGGCGAGTTTTCGAAAGCCGTTTCCTGGCGTTGATGGGCCGCACACCTCACCAAGAAATCACCCGCCGCCGCATCGAACGTGTGCGGTATCTCTTGATTGAAACCGACCTCACGCTGGTTCAGATTTCTCGTCGAACCGGGTTTCAAAATCATGAATACATGAGCGTCGCATTCCGGCGAGCCATGGGCCATCCGCCGGCGACCTACCGTCGCAAATTCCGGAAGATCTAATCGGCTGCGAAGGTCTCGGATATTCGAAGATCACTGAAGCGAGCAAATTGCCAGCCCGGATCTTCAACTTCACTATTACGCGCACGATGAAAACGCGGAGAGGCGGAGGAGCGGTGATCGCGGAGGATATCAGTCGGCCGCATGACTCCGCGACCTCCGCTCCTCCGTTCACTCCGCGTTTCAACCCTCGGAACCTGCAAACCCATCCAAGCGACCATCTCGCAACAGCGAGGTGATCGCGAGACCACTTGCGAAGACCGGGTCAGGGCGATTCAACCGTGATTGCCACAAAGATGGGCGAACTGCTGTCGTCGCCTTTGATCAGCTCGATCGTCTCGAGCGGTTCCTGGCGTTTCGGCGTCAGCTTCAGGTAACGAACCTGTTGGCCGCGAACATCAAACGCGAACTCCGATTCCGGAACATCGACACGGCGGATGTAGTCGGCGAAGTGCACACCATTGAGCAACTTGTGATCTTCCACTTGCCCATCGGCATAATTCAGACGGATCGTTGCGGTGTGTGACCCTTCCGACCCGAAGGGGAATCCCCATCCGCTGACCGCACCGAGAATGTGAATCGCGGACGCACTCGCGTTGCAAACGATCGGCACCTGCTTTGGCATCGACGGTGGCTTGCTGCCTTGTGGCCCGTGCAACAGAATCACGTTGGGCACGCGTCCATCTTGCGGATCGACCAGGGTAAACGGCACGCCGTTGTGCTTTTTGGGTCCCCAATCCGAGAAGATGATTTGGTCCGGGCCGTTGTCTCCGTTGCTGAACATGCCTTTGGTGCTGACCGCCGTGGCGATCCCCGAGAACGACAATGGAGTGTACTTGCCCCGAGCGGTCAGGAACTCGAGCAAGTTCGTCATCTCTTCCTTCTTGATTTGGCTTTCAAAACCTTCCGGCATCAACGATTGGCTGGAAGCATTCAATTGCTCGATTTCTTCCCGCAAGATCGTGTGCCGCTTGGCTTGAGCGTCGATCAATTCGATCGATGTTCGCGACTCGCCACCGAGCATGCCCGTGAAGACTTGGCCTTCGGTCGTCAACACGGCAAACGTTCGGAAGTTGCCTTCCACGCTTTGATTGGGATCCAAGATGTGCGTCAACAGTTCTTCCTTCGGATGAACCGCCATGCCGGTCAGGTCGGGACCAACATCGGCTCCTTCGCCGCTGTGACGATGGCAGTTAGCACAATGCTTCTTGAACACTTGGGCCCCCAACGTCGCATTGCCTTTCGCGTGAGCAACCGGCAACCATTCGTGCAGCAACGCCACACGGTTCGCCGTCGGAACACCACCGGACGACTTCAGAAGCTTTTCAGCTCGCTGCTTGATCGCCTTGTCAGGGTGATTGCTCAGAGCTTGACGTTGATCGAGCGAAAGATCCGACATACGCAGTTCCCCCGCTTCGATGCTGTCGATCAATTCCAACGTCGTATTGGGACGCGAAAGCAACACGCGAATGATGGACCCTCGAACAGAAGGGGTTGATGCTGCTGTCTGTTCGATCAAAGCACCCCCCAGTTCTTCACTGCGACTGGATTTGAGTGCATCCAGAATCCCAGCCGTTGCGGCGGGCGACGTTTGCGGACCGATGCTTTCCAGCAGATCGAAAACCACATCGTCGTCGGTCGGCTGCATCGCCACCAATTGACGAGCCGAGCTGATTCGATCGCGGTCGCTGAGCGAATCGTCTTGGACCAATTCGAGCAATTGCTCGGCCAATTCAGCAACCTTTTCGGTCAACGCATCGGTTCCCCACTTCTCGGACAACTGAACCAGTTGACTTTGTTGATCGACGGAGACGTGATCGAACAAGGCAACCAGTTGTGACTCTGCGGCTTCGGGAAGCTCAACGCTGTGATCCTTTGGCCAACCTTTCGCAAGTCCTTCCAAAACACCTGAGGCATTGCCTGTGGCAGTTTTGGCAACGGATTGGATCAATCCTTGCAAGGATTCCGCTTCGGGTTGCGACCGAGCGAAGTGTTCGCTGATCACGTTGAGTCGACCACGAATGGATCGCGAAAGATCGCGTTCGGGCGCGGATGCCAACACGGCCGGAAGCGTTCCGCCGGCGTGCATCGCTGTGGCACTTGTCCATGCATCGAGCAACCATCGATCGTCACCCAGGCTCTTCATCGACTGGACCAATGCACTGACAACCATGTCGGTTGTCGGCGTCGTGGGCTCTGCCAACTTCAGCAGCGCCGCCAACTGGACTTGAGCATTGCTGTCGCTCAGGACACCCGATTCAATCAGATGCTGAATGTCTTCTTCGGAGCTTCCAAGCACCTTCACTGCTGACCGACGAACCCCGGCACTGGGATGCTGCAACGCTTCGCGTACAGCGGCATCGATGGTCGCGTTGCCGTTACCAACCATCCCCAAGCCGTCCAGCGTCCAAAGTGCATGAATGGCACCGGGAGTCAAACCAATCGCGTCCTGTTCCTGGTCGGCGATCAATTCCAACAAAGACGAAACGGTCGCATCGTCGATCTGGCCCAACTCCACCAACAAGCGTTGAGCTTGCGAGCGAACCGGCATGGCGGAATGTTTCAAAACAGCCAACAAACCTGGCACATCGTCCGAGCTCAAACTCGGAACGGATACTGTCTTGGACGCATCTCCATCGGTGACCAAGCGATAAACGCGACCGTACTTTTTGTCTCGCAGGTCAGTTTCGTAAGCATTGCCCTTGCCGGTTTCAAAACCGTGAGGCGTTGGGTTGTGTTGGATGATGTAGTTGTACCAATCCAGCACCCACACAAACCCATCCGGACCGGTCTCCGCCATGATCGGCGCCGCCCACTCATCGTCGCTGGCGACCAAGTTGAATGGGCTGGTCGATTTGAATCCGGCTCCGTCGGGTGTCAACACAAATGTGCCGACCAAGTGCCCTGTGGGTCCGCAAACGAAAGCGGTTCGGTTCCACCACGCTTGTGGGTACTGGCGAGCGGTGTAGATGCCATGGCCGGCCGCGGCGGTGTATCCACCATGCTGGTCCACCTGACGAATGTTCGGCGTGATCGGATCGAACAAGTGAGTGTCCGAGATCATGCGCAACGTTTGCGGTGACCAACCGCGAACTTGTTCGTAGTAGCGGTTTGGAATCGGCAAAAAGTTGCTGGGGTTTCGGTTGGCGGTCGATCCGAACACCAGGCCTTCTTCGGTGAAGCCCAATCCCCATGTATTGTTGTCGGTCGCTCGCATGAACTCGACTTTCTCGACCCGCAAAGTGTGATCGGAGAACTCGTTTCCGGCGGTTGATCCGTCGATTGCGTTCGCTTCCCCGTTTGGATCGGCGTCGACTTTGAAACGCCAGAATCCCTGACGGAACCCTTGTTGGCGTTCACCGTTGATGACCGGGCGAGATGCGTTGTAACCCTGCATCCCCCAAATCCAATTGTCCAATCCGTAACGGAAATTGCTGACGCCACCGTGAGTGTCACCCAACGCCCAACCGGTGATCAGGGTTTGGCGGAAGTCCGCTTTGTCGTCGCCATCGATGTCCTTCAGATAAACCGTCTCTTGACCGTCCTGAACGAGGACGCCACCGCGGTAGCAAACCAACGTCGTGGGAATACTGAGTTCCTCGGCGAACACAGTGAACTTGTCAGCCACGCCGTCTTGGTCGGTGTCTTCGCAAATTCGAATGCGGTCTCGGCCTTTACCCTTGGGTTGCAATTCGTTGGGGTAATCCATCGTTTCGCAGATCCACAAACGCCCGCGTTCGTCCCAGGTCATCGCGATGGGCTTGCCACCGATGCCACCTTGCGAGTTGCTTTCGGGGCCGCCTTCGGAAGCCCACAATTCCATGTGCAATCCCTTCGGATTGACATAGCGTTTGATCGATTCTTCCGGTGGCAGCGGATCCTGCATCAGCGTTTTCAGTTCGCCTTGTTCGCCCCACTTTTTGCCCGCGGTGTAGTTCGGAATTTTGGCCCCGACATCCGTGAACGTGAATGGCTTGTCACCCTCGGGCAGCGATGTCATTTCGGGCACCGGGAACGCGGCCGCATCGGCGAACTCGCCGGCTTGTTGTGGATCTTTCTTCGCCACCCAGCGAATGCCACGTTCGACCAAGTTTAGAAATCCGGGATTGGTCCACGTTCGGCTGTCATGTCCCCAAGCGGTGTAGAAGACGCGCCC of the Rhodopirellula baltica SH 1 genome contains:
- a CDS encoding PVC-type heme-binding CxxCH protein translates to MKNTLLIAFAFLATWTSTSAWHAVNASAADQQRLNVLFLGDNGHHQPKPRFDELQPVMQRNGIDLTYTDDMSMLSLEKLNQYDALVLYANIDEIAKPQADALLQYVEEGGGFVPLHCATYCFRNNSEIVALMGAQFQRHGTGVFRTTPDKPNHEVMKGYSGFESWDETYVHHLHNEANRTVLEYRVDSNGREPWTWVRDQGKGRVFYTAWGHDSRTWTNPGFLNLVERGIRWVAKKDPQQAGEFADAAAFPVPEMTSLPEGDKPFTFTDVGAKIPNYTAGKKWGEQGELKTLMQDPLPPEESIKRYVNPKGLHMELWASEGGPESNSQGGIGGKPIAMTWDERGRLWICETMDYPNELQPKGKGRDRIRICEDTDQDGVADKFTVFAEELSIPTTLVCYRGGVLVQDGQETVYLKDIDGDDKADFRQTLITGWALGDTHGGVSNFRYGLDNWIWGMQGYNASRPVINGERQQGFRQGFWRFKVDADPNGEANAIDGSTAGNEFSDHTLRVEKVEFMRATDNNTWGLGFTEEGLVFGSTANRNPSNFLPIPNRYYEQVRGWSPQTLRMISDTHLFDPITPNIRQVDQHGGYTAAAGHGIYTARQYPQAWWNRTAFVCGPTGHLVGTFVLTPDGAGFKSTSPFNLVASDDEWAAPIMAETGPDGFVWVLDWYNYIIQHNPTPHGFETGKGNAYETDLRDKKYGRVYRLVTDGDASKTVSVPSLSSDDVPGLLAVLKHSAMPVRSQAQRLLVELGQIDDATVSSLLELIADQEQDAIGLTPGAIHALWTLDGLGMVGNGNATIDAAVREALQHPSAGVRRSAVKVLGSSEEDIQHLIESGVLSDSNAQVQLAALLKLAEPTTPTTDMVVSALVQSMKSLGDDRWLLDAWTSATAMHAGGTLPAVLASAPERDLSRSIRGRLNVISEHFARSQPEAESLQGLIQSVAKTATGNASGVLEGLAKGWPKDHSVELPEAAESQLVALFDHVSVDQQSQLVQLSEKWGTDALTEKVAELAEQLLELVQDDSLSDRDRISSARQLVAMQPTDDDVVFDLLESIGPQTSPAATAGILDALKSSRSEELGGALIEQTAASTPSVRGSIIRVLLSRPNTTLELIDSIEAGELRMSDLSLDQRQALSNHPDKAIKQRAEKLLKSSGGVPTANRVALLHEWLPVAHAKGNATLGAQVFKKHCANCHRHSGEGADVGPDLTGMAVHPKEELLTHILDPNQSVEGNFRTFAVLTTEGQVFTGMLGGESRTSIELIDAQAKRHTILREEIEQLNASSQSLMPEGFESQIKKEEMTNLLEFLTARGKYTPLSFSGIATAVSTKGMFSNGDNGPDQIIFSDWGPKKHNGVPFTLVDPQDGRVPNVILLHGPQGSKPPSMPKQVPIVCNASASAIHILGAVSGWGFPFGSEGSHTATIRLNYADGQVEDHKLLNGVHFADYIRRVDVPESEFAFDVRGQQVRYLKLTPKRQEPLETIELIKGDDSSSPIFVAITVESP
- a CDS encoding AraC family transcriptional regulator, producing the protein MPKQKAVALLIETSNAYARGLLGGIASYIHEHDLWSIYLVEQERGAAPPSWLNDWDGDGLIARIENEEIASSVRNLKIPVVDVSAARRIPNIPWVETNDVAIGELAYQHFRERGFENFAFCGESRFNWSILRRQAFEARVKEDGFQCQSFNFNVDDRRPQSLKRERDRLAEWVLSLQHPIGVLACYDIMAQKILDVCRLHGIKVPSELALLGVDNDELLCDLCTPPLSSVVPAAHQTGREAASLLDAMMRGEEVHAEPHLIEPLGVATRQSTDVLAIKDPEIAAAVRFIRDHCCDGINVQDVVKKVPLSRRVFESRFLALMGRTPHQEITRRRIERVRYLLIETDLTLVQISRRTGFQNHEYMSVAFRRAMGHPPATYRRKFRKI
- a CDS encoding baeRF3 domain-containing protein, whose product is MTELLTHEKGDCVSILMGTYQAGRDTNQNPIRFKNLVQQAIGELKKKESPLLPQVKELAKLEHDSTFWQNQTAGLAIYISEGFEERVLLSHDPGETVSIASEFNLRPIASVACGETNLMTLALSWERARLFRSDGHSTMEIEDDIFPLTMDELVTARDPEKQLQYSSHETLGGGGSETVMYHGHGNGEDKIKADRRAYLSRVGEYVAKRLYNTDQQLVAVATEEVAGHFDAAAESVELTQCIHVSPDGLSDSQLRARITAFAKEHNQHNDDVIAERLGSAIADNQGSDDWKQVVLAAVEGRVDTLLLGQDQPIVGRCDQSNHQVSLDDEGTDLVNTAVRLTLKSGGTVRRLQGNSTAQPMAAIFRY
- a CDS encoding prenyltransferase/squalene oxidase repeat-containing protein yields the protein MQIPNTPAPDADTTTHEEGRLTLLIKRLKRCKLIATQTTLAALLMCVAMPAAAQDSPPVIATSANLSSALPASEWARVESSVDEGLKWLASQQAEDGRFPSEEVAQPAVTSLAIMAFLSRGHLPDKGPYGAQISRAIDFVLSTQRRRGYFSLQPVLPPVGHLKPSQTVIYNHSIAGLMLGEVYGMGSGERSERIEEALHRALVFHREVQSRTKGKESDRGGWRYGYPESPDAASDMSVTGWALMFLRSARNAEFNVPKQYFDEGLDFVELCYEPDPGEHEKGVFRYRPHASQDNPQITLANTASATLTLILGGRQNHASIPVSVRWFRTRSYPSPWQNNYYYLATYYSSQAMAQVGGETWEEMFPQIAAGLLKEQTENGAWPPGGSNEQHFGSTYSSSLAILALTPAYGLLPIYQR